The following are from one region of the Acomys russatus chromosome 32, mAcoRus1.1, whole genome shotgun sequence genome:
- the Gcm1 gene encoding chorion-specific transcription factor GCMa: protein MELDDFDPEDKEILSWDINDMKLPQNVKKTDWFQEWPDSYVKHIYSSEDRNAQRHLSSWAMRNTNNHNSRILKKSCLGVVVCSRDCSTEEGRKIYLRPAICDKARQKQQRKCCPNCNGPLKLIPCRGHGGFPVTNFWRHDGRFIFFQSKGEHDHPKPETKLEAEARRAMKKVHMASASSSLRIKGSPETKALPGEIPTQGSLPLTWSFQEGVQLPSSYSTPLIANAPQQNSLNDCLSFPKSYDLGGTTELEDPTSTLDATKLYEKYKFSGSRLYGSEDQFQPPVPGAYPDYDDLQAWNRNVALGRNPNDDTYYPSYPPLPVTNWPYDFFPSQNSLEHFPQQLPLEPPASQTGGYPLWPNPGDEPYEEKVPVDFNSYVPSLTYPSPQQEPLLLAYGSHPQQQYSLPAKWDFDEEVARMGLEHFNNEMLLNLCPLR from the exons ATGGAGCTGGACGACTTTGATCCTGAAGACAAAGAGATACTGAGCTGGGATATTAATGACATGAAACTGCCGCAG AATGTGAAAAAGACCGACTGGTTCCAAGAGTGGCCTGACTCCTACGTGAAACACATCTACAGCTCCGAGGACAGGAACGCACAACGCCACCTGAGCAGCTGGGCGATGCGCAACACCAACAACCACAACTCCCGCATCCTCAAGAAGTCCTGCCTGGGGGTGGTCGTGTGCAGCCGAGACTGTTCCACCGAGGAGGGCCGCAAGATCTACCTGAGACCCGCCATCTGTGACAAAgccaggcagaagcagcaga GGAAATGCTGTCCCAACTGCAATGGGCCGCTGAAGCTCATACcctgcagaggccacggaggctTCCCCGTCACCAACTTCTGGAGGCACGACGGACGCTTCATATTTTTCCAG TCGAAAGGAGAACACGACCACCCCAAGCCGGAAACCAAGCTGGAAGCCGAGGCCAGACGGGCAATGAAGAAAGTGCATATGGCGTCTGCCTCCAGCTCCTTACGAATCAAGGGGAGCCCTGAAACTAAG GCTCTCCCAGGTGAAATACCGACTCAGGGAAGTTTACCTTTAACTTGGTCATTCCAAGAAGGCGTCCAACTGCCCAGCAGCTACAGCACACCTTTAATAGCTAACGCCCCCCAGCAGAACTCTCTGAATGATTGCCTATCCTTCCCCAAGAGTTACGATTTGGGGGGAACCACTGAGCTGGAAGATCCAACTTCCACCTTAGACGCCACCAAGCTCTATGAGAAATACAAGTTCTCCGGCAGTAGGCTCTACGGCAGCGAAGACCAGTTTCAGCCTCCTGTGCCGGGGGCGTACCCAGATTATGACGATCTGCAAGCCTGGAATCGAAATGTTGCCTTAGGGAGAAACCCTAATGATGACACCTACTATCCCAGCTATCCTCCTCTGCCTGTGACCAACTGGCCCTAtgacttcttcccttcccagAATTCTTTGGAGCACTTCCCCCAGCAGCTTCCACTGGAACCTCCTGCATCCCAAACTGGTGGCTATCCCTTGTGGCCCAATCCAGGAGACGAGCCTTATGAAGAGAAAGTGCCTGTGGATTTCAACAGCTATGTGCCTTCCCTCACATACCCCTCACCTCAGCAGGAACCCTTGCTGCTTGCCTACGGCTCTCATCCTCAGCAGCAATACTCATTGCCAGCCAAGTGGGATTTTGATGAGGAGGTGGCACGCATGGGCTTGGAGCACTTCAACAATGAAATGCTCCTCAACCTCTGTCCTTTGAGATGA